Proteins from a single region of Hordeum vulgare subsp. vulgare chromosome 6H, MorexV3_pseudomolecules_assembly, whole genome shotgun sequence:
- the LOC123402897 gene encoding H/ACA ribonucleoprotein complex subunit 3-like protein, translating into MYLQYYINEKGIKVYTTKKESPLGVPTQSAHPARFSPDDKYARQRYLLKKRFGLLPTQQPAQKY; encoded by the exons ATGTATCTCCAGTACTACATCAACGAGAAGGGCATCAAGGTGTACACCACCAAG AAGGAATCCCCTCTCGGTGTGCCGACGCAGTCTGCCCACCCAG CTCGTTTCTCCCCGGATGACAAGTACGCCCGTCAGCGTTACCTGTTGAAGAAGAGGTTTGGATTGCTGCCAACCCAGCAGCCAGCACAAAAGTACTGA